The following coding sequences lie in one Methylosinus trichosporium OB3b genomic window:
- a CDS encoding type I polyketide synthase, with protein sequence MELEPAAPTPLTRALDTIRRLKAQLDAQGSTQPIAVVGVGLRLPCGIDDLDTLWSALAQGRDLVRIMPEARRAPFAEEWASLPHRGGFLDDVTSFDASFFGISPREAKALDPQHRLLLEVSWEALEDAGLPPDRLQGARGGIFIGVTGQDYRDWQSGEPDAYWATGNGHCFAAGRVAYALGLTGPAVATDTACSSSLVALHLAAQALRRGDCDLALAGGVNLVLSPRSTRLVRETRSLAPDGLCKAFDARANGFTRGEGAGVLALKRLDHALRDGDRVHAVIRGSAVNQDGRSTGFTAPNVLAQIALIEAALADAGVTPQDMGLIEAHGTGTALGDPIEMEAIAQALGRRNGGAPLHIGAVKTNIGHLEAAAGVAGVLKAIACMKKRAIPPLVHFQTLNPRIDLDGTAIALPTALTPWTSGGRCAGVSSFGMSGTNAHIVLGPAEAPGEAAAASVKEFEISGKSQEALRALAARYAERLGRLPAAEYGAFAYSATFGRARHSLRARVAAADPAAAIEALASIARGAPSPAVTVSSGETGETSLAPSPRHVIDLPSYPWQRSVYAPEFATAAPAPVAPPLHVIAWEPAPLGGVVPPGRLVIAGDDAEIVDALARAAKEHGTDALVLQGEAPLADDASWDAFWAATPQADGATLALALRGAALLDAAGARDVAGDGAELCAAVIAAARAAARAGAQMLAVTRGARQTRETEAVAPNHHALIHGLSPALGLELPASWRGVVDLPASLGPHDGDALFRFLLGAGVEEDSAAVRDGAALVARLRPAPVSFSPEIPIRPDATYVITGGLGAIGRAVASDLARRGATRFLLLGRRPEAALEAAARDCLERLRADGATALYRAVDCDDAAALAAALAQAPRPIGGVVHGAGTLAPKAVAELDAAGVAAALRGKYSGAHWLDLLTRGEELDFFIALSSVSAVWGTDGYAAYGAANGGLEGVVAARRGAGLPAASLAYGPWALDGMADEASRANFARMGVSALSPAAGCAALTARAPASALVVCGVDWPRFSEVMAGRKRRALFAALAPQPSARQGAAVALAEAPERARLSMARDHIGAVLAATLGYAEPLALREDAGFFDLGLDSIMAVDLARDLSAAFGFDVKMSDIFDHATVNDLSAFVVARVFGDGAAPQIEMRRAAPAEPRERAAEPSALATAKDERGAGGGEPIAIIGMAGRFPGADSVDELWELLREGRDAVGPVPPERFDIGALHDPDPLRAGAIATDQGGFLSDIARFDAAFFHIPAREAESLDPQQRLMLGEAWHALEDAGLDPRSLKGTRTGVFVGVSNSDYARLLEQGGLAQLDAYFGAGTALNAAAGRIAFVLGLNGPALAVDTACSSSLVAIHLAVRSLRNGESDCALAGGVNVIAAPSCSVAVSRAHMLSPVGRCKTFSAEADGFVRSEGCGALVLKRLSDARRDGDRVLAVIRGTAMNHDGASSGLTAPSGKAQQMVIAAALADAGLEPARVSYLEAHGTGTSLGDPIEVEAAWAVLGRDRPADAPLRLGSVKSNVGHGESSAGVVSVIKTVLALRHRELPASLHCATLNPHIRWSELNARVVDRHTPWVAEEPRVAGVSGFGFSGTNAHILIEESAEPDASAASGGEGPYLLPLTAPDAEGLARVEALWRERLATAEDAALPSLVATAGAGRAHFAFRRAVLGKTKDEIVAALGSTRAAAVAGRAPRIAFLFSGQGSQHFGMGRELYETEPKFRAVFDDCDRILAPHLGASLAELTLFGADNEAIDQTRVTQPALVALELALAELWASYGVTASVVMGHSVGEVAAAIYAGVLEREAGLTLIAHRARLMQSTRSGAMLAISATLEQASAWIADAPLDVAAVNGPESVVVAGQPEAVAAFAARMKDEKIMARPLAVSHAFHSRLMEPILDELEEKIAGFAFHAPAVPIVSNLTGRLAEAGAYDAAYWRRHVRQPVRFHDGAQAIREFGADLCLEIGPDRTLVNLVNAAGLTPAGGAAASLRRGAKDRASLLAAAKTLYEAGQDLNWGAAHAAMQAPRAPAPAYPFAATRYWTKVQPAVAQSRAAERTGLRHFGDELRSPAIAGRVFAFERSAAFPAYLTDHRLYGAVVTPVASHLATILSAIAPDGRAVALDDLVCPRALVVLETERYEAQIVVGRDRPDEIAVHSLIDAERGVWQEHLMARLADDGHGGDGHGGAASIDRDAFIATAERHITGEAFYAYFRALGYTLGPSFRWIAEVWIRGEEALVRFAQPALPDDPRDYEFYPGLIDACFQSIAGFMVDDEASEAPSLAIPFAARRLSFHGRPAAGRPLWGHARILRAEALPRGRLRVEAADLQLFGEFGESLFYADEFRVRHAPRELLERSLRRGAEHAFEFAWAELPARRETADRARRVAVVNAAGESAARDLAAAFRAQGCEVSPGAEGAERIVDARFASIDAASAEDAEHAVVALAAALQSAPRDIPYVVLADGGPEAAPIREALWGLLAALEAEDAGRRLLRVALEDGWSAARLAPLVIGEIDETRLALGAAGARVARLTPVATAAPDMRIEGSVIVSGGLGALGTSVARMLAGAGARGLVLMGRSAPDAAAQSVVDELAAQGVRVLVSRGDVADRAACDRAVAAAKEIAPIAMAFHLAGANDDQSFDRVTPTSFAKTFAAKARGAETLAAALRDEKIANFVLFSSVAAALGSAGQTSYAAANGYLDGLAQALRAAGTPSTSIAWGPWIPDTKGGMAASETAVRAAERLGVRPLADAEAARLVALAAAGAQTRIVAVSADFARYAAVVGAPRATLVSGLAAAPRAATPASAPEQARGWLRAALSSSDPDLHEDALREALRALVGEAIGDAEVVDDHGGFAEMGLDSIMAIDLRARLSQALGLELPATVAIDHPNVAAMARFLATLVGGDEPEASGRASQEHLEPLDDLSAVSFEELFKFVEDDLAESE encoded by the coding sequence ATGGAACTCGAACCGGCAGCCCCCACTCCGCTCACGCGCGCGCTCGATACGATCCGCCGTCTGAAGGCGCAGCTCGACGCCCAGGGCTCGACCCAGCCGATCGCCGTGGTGGGCGTCGGGCTGCGTCTTCCCTGCGGAATCGACGATCTCGACACCCTCTGGAGCGCGCTCGCGCAAGGGCGCGATCTGGTGCGGATCATGCCCGAGGCGCGGCGCGCTCCCTTCGCCGAGGAGTGGGCGAGCCTGCCGCACAGAGGCGGCTTCCTCGACGACGTCACCTCCTTCGACGCGAGCTTCTTCGGCATCAGCCCGCGCGAGGCGAAAGCGCTCGATCCGCAGCATCGCCTGCTGCTCGAGGTGAGTTGGGAGGCGCTCGAGGACGCCGGGCTGCCGCCCGACCGCCTGCAGGGCGCGCGCGGCGGAATCTTCATCGGCGTCACTGGCCAGGACTATCGCGACTGGCAGAGCGGGGAGCCGGACGCCTATTGGGCGACGGGCAACGGCCATTGCTTCGCGGCCGGACGCGTCGCCTACGCCTTGGGACTCACCGGCCCGGCGGTGGCGACCGACACGGCCTGCTCGTCGTCGCTCGTCGCCCTGCATCTCGCCGCTCAGGCGCTGCGCCGCGGCGATTGCGACCTGGCGCTCGCCGGCGGCGTCAATCTCGTGCTGTCGCCGCGCTCGACGCGCCTCGTGCGCGAGACGCGATCGCTCGCGCCGGACGGGCTGTGCAAGGCCTTCGACGCCCGCGCCAACGGCTTCACGCGCGGCGAGGGCGCAGGCGTGCTCGCGCTGAAGCGCCTCGACCATGCGCTGCGCGACGGCGATCGCGTCCATGCGGTGATCCGCGGCTCGGCGGTCAATCAGGACGGCCGCTCGACCGGCTTCACCGCGCCGAATGTGCTGGCGCAGATCGCGCTGATCGAGGCTGCGCTCGCCGACGCCGGCGTCACGCCGCAGGACATGGGCCTCATCGAAGCGCATGGCACGGGAACGGCGCTCGGCGACCCGATCGAGATGGAGGCGATCGCGCAGGCGCTCGGCCGCAGGAACGGCGGCGCGCCGCTCCACATCGGCGCCGTTAAGACCAATATCGGCCATCTCGAGGCGGCGGCGGGCGTCGCCGGCGTGCTGAAGGCGATCGCCTGCATGAAGAAGCGCGCGATACCGCCGCTCGTGCATTTCCAGACTCTCAATCCGCGCATCGATCTCGACGGAACCGCGATCGCGCTGCCGACCGCGCTCACGCCCTGGACGAGCGGCGGACGTTGTGCGGGCGTGAGCTCCTTCGGGATGAGCGGCACCAATGCGCATATCGTCCTCGGCCCCGCCGAGGCGCCCGGCGAGGCGGCGGCCGCGTCGGTGAAGGAGTTCGAGATTTCGGGGAAATCGCAAGAGGCGCTGCGCGCGCTCGCGGCGCGCTACGCCGAACGGCTCGGGCGCCTGCCTGCCGCCGAATACGGCGCTTTCGCCTATTCGGCGACATTCGGCCGCGCGCGCCATTCCCTGCGGGCGCGCGTCGCCGCCGCCGATCCCGCCGCGGCGATCGAGGCGCTCGCATCCATTGCGCGCGGCGCGCCGTCGCCGGCCGTGACGGTCTCGAGCGGCGAGACCGGCGAGACATCGCTCGCGCCGTCGCCGCGCCATGTGATCGATCTGCCGAGCTATCCCTGGCAGCGCAGCGTCTATGCGCCCGAATTCGCGACCGCCGCGCCGGCGCCGGTCGCGCCGCCTCTGCATGTGATCGCCTGGGAGCCGGCCCCGCTCGGCGGCGTAGTCCCACCGGGCCGGCTCGTGATCGCCGGAGACGACGCCGAAATCGTCGATGCGCTGGCGCGGGCGGCGAAGGAGCATGGAACAGACGCCCTCGTCCTGCAGGGCGAGGCGCCGCTAGCCGACGATGCGTCATGGGACGCCTTCTGGGCCGCGACGCCGCAGGCGGATGGCGCGACACTCGCGCTGGCCCTGCGTGGCGCCGCTCTGCTGGACGCCGCCGGCGCGCGCGACGTCGCGGGCGACGGCGCCGAGCTCTGCGCCGCCGTCATCGCCGCCGCCCGCGCAGCGGCGCGCGCCGGAGCGCAGATGCTCGCCGTGACGCGCGGCGCGCGGCAGACGCGAGAGACCGAAGCCGTCGCTCCGAACCATCACGCGCTGATTCATGGGCTTTCCCCGGCGCTGGGCCTCGAGCTTCCGGCGAGTTGGAGGGGCGTCGTCGATCTGCCGGCGAGTCTCGGTCCGCACGACGGGGACGCGCTTTTCCGCTTCCTCCTCGGCGCCGGCGTTGAGGAAGACTCGGCGGCGGTGCGCGACGGCGCGGCGCTGGTCGCGCGCCTGCGTCCGGCTCCGGTGAGCTTCTCGCCCGAAATTCCAATACGCCCGGACGCGACTTACGTCATAACGGGCGGTCTCGGCGCGATCGGCCGCGCCGTCGCCTCCGATCTCGCCCGCCGCGGCGCGACGCGCTTCCTGCTGCTCGGACGCCGGCCTGAAGCGGCGCTCGAAGCGGCGGCGCGCGATTGTCTCGAGCGGCTGCGCGCCGACGGCGCGACGGCCCTCTACCGGGCCGTCGATTGTGACGACGCGGCGGCGCTCGCCGCGGCGCTCGCGCAGGCGCCGCGACCGATCGGCGGCGTCGTCCACGGCGCCGGAACGCTCGCGCCGAAAGCCGTCGCCGAGCTCGACGCGGCGGGCGTCGCCGCCGCGCTGCGCGGCAAATATTCGGGGGCGCATTGGCTCGATCTGCTCACGCGCGGGGAGGAGCTGGACTTCTTCATCGCACTCTCGTCCGTCTCCGCCGTATGGGGAACCGACGGCTACGCCGCCTATGGCGCCGCCAATGGCGGTCTCGAGGGGGTTGTCGCCGCGCGCCGCGGCGCCGGGCTCCCGGCCGCGAGCCTCGCCTATGGGCCTTGGGCGCTGGATGGAATGGCGGACGAGGCCTCGCGCGCCAATTTCGCCCGCATGGGGGTGAGCGCGCTCTCGCCGGCGGCCGGCTGCGCCGCGCTGACCGCACGCGCTCCGGCGTCCGCGCTCGTCGTCTGCGGCGTCGACTGGCCGCGCTTCTCGGAGGTCATGGCGGGACGGAAGCGGCGCGCATTATTCGCCGCGCTCGCGCCGCAGCCGTCGGCGCGGCAGGGCGCGGCGGTCGCTCTCGCCGAAGCGCCGGAGCGCGCGCGGCTGAGCATGGCGCGCGACCACATCGGCGCCGTGCTGGCGGCGACGCTCGGCTACGCTGAACCGCTCGCGCTGCGCGAGGACGCCGGCTTCTTCGATCTCGGCCTCGACTCCATCATGGCGGTGGATCTGGCGCGCGACTTGTCGGCCGCCTTCGGCTTCGACGTGAAAATGTCGGATATTTTCGACCACGCCACGGTGAACGACCTTTCCGCTTTCGTCGTCGCCCGCGTGTTCGGCGACGGCGCGGCTCCGCAGATCGAAATGCGCCGCGCCGCGCCCGCGGAGCCGCGCGAAAGAGCCGCGGAGCCGTCGGCGCTCGCCACGGCGAAGGACGAGCGTGGCGCGGGGGGCGGAGAGCCCATCGCCATTATCGGCATGGCCGGCCGCTTCCCCGGCGCGGATTCGGTCGACGAGCTCTGGGAGCTGCTGCGCGAGGGACGCGACGCCGTCGGTCCGGTGCCGCCGGAGCGCTTCGACATTGGCGCGCTGCATGATCCCGATCCGCTCCGCGCCGGCGCGATCGCCACCGACCAGGGCGGCTTTCTCAGCGACATCGCGCGTTTCGACGCCGCCTTCTTCCATATTCCGGCGCGCGAGGCCGAGAGTCTCGATCCGCAGCAGCGGCTGATGCTCGGGGAGGCTTGGCATGCTCTGGAGGATGCGGGCCTCGATCCGAGAAGCCTGAAGGGAACGCGAACCGGCGTCTTCGTCGGCGTCTCCAATTCGGACTATGCGCGTCTCCTCGAGCAGGGCGGGCTCGCGCAGCTCGACGCCTATTTCGGCGCCGGCACGGCGCTCAACGCCGCCGCGGGGCGCATCGCCTTCGTGCTGGGACTCAACGGGCCGGCGCTCGCCGTGGACACGGCCTGCTCGTCCTCGCTCGTCGCCATTCATCTCGCCGTGCGCTCGTTGCGCAACGGGGAGAGCGATTGCGCGCTCGCCGGCGGCGTCAATGTCATCGCCGCGCCCTCCTGCTCGGTCGCTGTCAGCCGCGCGCATATGCTCTCGCCGGTCGGGCGCTGCAAGACCTTCTCAGCGGAGGCCGACGGCTTCGTGCGGTCGGAAGGGTGCGGCGCGCTCGTGCTGAAGCGCCTTTCCGACGCGAGGCGGGACGGCGACCGCGTGCTCGCCGTGATCCGCGGAACGGCGATGAATCACGACGGCGCCTCGTCCGGCCTCACCGCGCCGAGCGGCAAGGCGCAGCAGATGGTGATCGCCGCGGCGCTCGCCGACGCCGGGCTGGAGCCCGCGCGCGTCTCCTATCTCGAGGCGCATGGCACCGGCACCTCGCTCGGCGATCCGATCGAGGTCGAAGCCGCCTGGGCCGTGCTCGGCCGCGACCGGCCGGCGGACGCGCCGCTGCGTCTCGGCTCGGTCAAGAGCAATGTCGGACACGGCGAGTCCTCGGCGGGCGTCGTCTCGGTCATCAAGACCGTGCTGGCGCTGCGTCATCGCGAGCTGCCCGCCAGCCTGCATTGCGCGACGCTCAATCCGCATATTCGCTGGAGCGAGCTGAATGCGCGCGTCGTCGACCGGCATACGCCCTGGGTCGCCGAGGAGCCGCGCGTCGCCGGCGTCTCCGGCTTCGGCTTCAGCGGAACAAATGCGCATATCCTCATCGAGGAGAGCGCGGAGCCCGATGCAAGCGCGGCGTCCGGCGGCGAAGGGCCTTATCTGCTGCCGCTGACTGCGCCCGACGCCGAAGGACTGGCGCGCGTCGAGGCGCTCTGGCGCGAGCGTCTCGCCACGGCGGAGGACGCCGCCCTGCCGTCGCTTGTCGCCACGGCGGGCGCCGGACGTGCGCATTTCGCCTTCCGCCGCGCTGTGCTCGGCAAGACGAAGGACGAGATCGTCGCCGCGCTCGGCTCGACGCGCGCGGCGGCTGTCGCGGGACGGGCGCCGCGCATCGCCTTCCTGTTCTCGGGGCAGGGGAGCCAGCATTTCGGCATGGGGCGGGAGCTCTATGAAACCGAGCCCAAGTTCCGCGCCGTCTTCGACGATTGCGACCGCATTCTCGCGCCGCATCTCGGCGCCTCTCTCGCGGAGCTGACGCTGTTCGGCGCCGACAACGAGGCGATCGATCAGACGCGCGTCACCCAGCCGGCGCTCGTCGCCCTCGAGCTGGCGCTCGCCGAGCTTTGGGCGTCCTATGGCGTGACCGCCTCGGTGGTCATGGGCCACAGCGTCGGCGAGGTCGCCGCCGCGATCTACGCCGGCGTGCTCGAGCGCGAAGCGGGGCTGACGCTGATCGCGCATCGGGCGCGGCTCATGCAGTCGACGCGATCCGGCGCGATGCTCGCCATCAGCGCGACGCTCGAGCAGGCGAGCGCCTGGATCGCCGACGCGCCGCTCGACGTCGCGGCCGTCAACGGGCCCGAGTCCGTCGTCGTCGCCGGCCAGCCCGAGGCGGTGGCGGCTTTCGCCGCGCGTATGAAGGACGAGAAGATCATGGCGCGGCCGCTCGCCGTCTCGCACGCTTTCCACTCTCGTCTGATGGAGCCGATCCTCGACGAGCTGGAGGAGAAGATCGCGGGCTTCGCCTTCCATGCGCCGGCCGTGCCGATCGTCTCCAATCTCACCGGTCGGCTTGCGGAGGCGGGCGCTTACGACGCGGCTTATTGGCGCCGCCATGTGCGCCAGCCGGTGCGTTTCCACGACGGCGCGCAAGCCATCCGCGAATTCGGGGCGGATCTCTGCCTCGAGATCGGGCCGGACCGCACGCTCGTCAATCTCGTCAATGCCGCCGGGCTGACGCCGGCCGGCGGCGCGGCGGCCTCGCTGCGGCGCGGCGCGAAGGACCGCGCCAGCCTTCTCGCGGCGGCGAAGACGCTCTACGAGGCCGGCCAGGATTTGAACTGGGGCGCCGCGCACGCCGCGATGCAGGCGCCGCGCGCGCCGGCGCCGGCCTATCCTTTCGCCGCGACGCGCTATTGGACCAAGGTTCAGCCGGCCGTCGCGCAGAGCAGAGCGGCGGAGCGAACGGGCTTGCGCCACTTCGGCGACGAGCTGCGTTCACCGGCGATCGCCGGACGCGTGTTCGCCTTCGAGCGGAGCGCGGCGTTTCCCGCCTATCTCACCGATCACCGGCTCTATGGCGCGGTGGTCACGCCCGTCGCCTCGCATCTCGCGACGATACTCTCCGCGATCGCTCCGGACGGACGCGCCGTCGCGCTCGACGATCTCGTCTGTCCGCGCGCGCTCGTCGTGCTCGAGACAGAACGCTACGAGGCGCAGATCGTCGTCGGCCGCGACCGTCCCGACGAGATCGCCGTGCACAGCCTGATCGACGCCGAACGTGGCGTCTGGCAGGAGCATCTGATGGCGCGGCTCGCCGACGATGGGCATGGCGGCGATGGGCATGGCGGCGCGGCGTCGATCGATCGCGATGCATTCATCGCGACGGCCGAGCGGCATATCACGGGGGAGGCGTTCTACGCCTATTTCCGCGCGCTCGGCTATACGCTCGGGCCGTCGTTCCGCTGGATCGCGGAGGTGTGGATCCGCGGCGAGGAGGCGCTGGTGCGCTTTGCGCAGCCGGCGCTGCCGGACGATCCGCGCGACTATGAATTCTATCCCGGCCTCATCGACGCCTGTTTCCAGAGCATCGCCGGCTTCATGGTCGACGACGAGGCGAGCGAGGCGCCTTCGCTCGCCATCCCCTTCGCGGCGCGGCGGCTCTCCTTCCACGGCCGGCCCGCAGCGGGGCGCCCGCTCTGGGGCCATGCGCGCATTCTGCGCGCCGAGGCGCTGCCGCGCGGCCGGCTGCGCGTCGAGGCCGCCGATCTGCAGCTCTTCGGCGAATTCGGCGAGAGCCTCTTTTACGCCGACGAGTTCCGCGTGCGCCACGCCCCGCGCGAGTTGCTGGAGCGCAGCCTGCGGCGCGGCGCGGAGCACGCCTTTGAATTCGCCTGGGCCGAATTGCCGGCCCGTCGCGAAACGGCGGATAGAGCGAGACGCGTCGCCGTCGTGAACGCCGCCGGCGAATCGGCGGCGCGCGATCTCGCGGCGGCGTTCCGGGCGCAGGGCTGCGAGGTTTCGCCCGGCGCTGAAGGCGCGGAGCGGATCGTCGACGCGCGATTCGCCTCCATCGACGCGGCGAGCGCCGAGGACGCCGAACATGCGGTTGTCGCGCTCGCGGCGGCGCTGCAGTCGGCGCCGCGCGACATCCCTTATGTCGTGCTCGCGGACGGCGGGCCGGAGGCGGCGCCGATTCGCGAAGCGCTGTGGGGATTGCTCGCGGCGCTCGAAGCCGAGGATGCCGGCCGACGCCTTCTGCGGGTCGCGCTCGAAGACGGGTGGAGCGCCGCGCGGCTCGCGCCGCTCGTCATCGGCGAGATCGACGAGACGCGCCTTGCGCTCGGCGCGGCGGGCGCGCGCGTTGCGCGTCTGACGCCGGTCGCGACGGCCGCGCCCGACATGCGGATCGAGGGCAGCGTCATCGTATCGGGCGGCCTCGGCGCGCTCGGAACGAGCGTGGCGAGAATGCTCGCTGGCGCCGGCGCGCGCGGACTGGTTCTCATGGGGCGGTCGGCGCCGGACGCCGCCGCGCAATCAGTCGTCGACGAGCTCGCGGCGCAGGGCGTGCGCGTCCTCGTATCGCGCGGCGACGTCGCCGACCGCGCCGCCTGCGACCGCGCCGTGGCGGCGGCGAAAGAGATCGCCCCGATCGCCATGGCGTTCCATCTCGCCGGCGCGAACGACGACCAGTCTTTCGATCGGGTGACGCCGACGTCCTTCGCCAAGACTTTCGCGGCCAAGGCGCGCGGCGCCGAGACGCTCGCGGCGGCCTTGCGGGACGAGAAGATCGCGAATTTCGTTCTGTTCTCCTCGGTCGCCGCCGCGCTCGGCTCGGCCGGGCAGACGAGCTACGCCGCCGCCAACGGCTATCTCGACGGCCTCGCGCAGGCTCTGCGCGCCGCAGGGACGCCGTCGACGAGCATCGCCTGGGGACCGTGGATTCCCGACACGAAAGGCGGCATGGCGGCCTCTGAGACGGCGGTCAGGGCGGCGGAGCGCCTCGGCGTGCGGCCGCTCGCCGACGCCGAGGCGGCGCGGCTCGTCGCGCTCGCGGCGGCCGGCGCGCAGACGCGCATCGTCGCCGTCTCCGCGGATTTCGCCCGTTACGCCGCCGTCGTCGGCGCTCCGCGCGCGACGCTGGTCTCCGGGCTCGCCGCCGCGCCGCGCGCTGCGACGCCGGCGAGCGCGCCCGAGCAGGCGCGCGGCTGGCTGCGCGCCGCGCTTTCATCGTCCGATCCGGACCTGCACGAGGACGCGCTGCGCGAGGCGCTTCGCGCGCTGGTCGGCGAGGCGATCGGCGACGCCGAGGTCGTCGACGATCACGGCGGCTTCGCCGAGATGGGTCTCGATTCGATCATGGCCATCGATCTGCGCGCGCGGCTGTCGCAGGCGCTCGGACTCGAATTGCCGGCGACCGTCGCCATCGATCATCCAAACGTCGCGGCGATGGCGCGCTTCCTCGCCACGCTCGTCGGCGGCGACGAGCCGGAGGCGTCCGGCCGCGCGTCGCAAGAGCATCTCGAGCCGCTCGACGATCTATCGGCGGTCTCGTTCGAAGAGCTGTTCAAATTCGTCGAAGACGATCTCGCAGAATCGGAGTGA
- a CDS encoding beta-ketoacyl synthase N-terminal-like domain-containing protein: MNAENLRSLVEKQLTQSRRLKARLRELENETRAPLAVIGMGLRLPGGIATPEDYWRFLCGEGDALSEVPEDRPGLRAVYDARPDRPGRSYVKRAGFLDDVAAFDAKFFGVSQREAEALDPQQRLLLETAWEALERAGIAARRGDRLPVGVFVGVMASEYGERRLGRADKRDVDPYFGTGGGHCFAAGRISYVMGFCGPALAVDTACSSSLVALQLAAQSLRRRECRYALVGGANMLFSPDLMVSLCQSRALAPDGRSKTFTAAADGYGRGEGVGVIALMRLDEAEREGRPILAVLRGVAVNHDGASSGLTVPSGPAQREVIAAALADAGARAEEIGYVEAHGTGTALGDPIEIGALDATLGGGAAERRAPLVLGSVKTRIGHLEAASGIAGVIKLILMLRHGEIPAALSEADGPLNPMVPWDRMPIVVPRETLAWPPGSARRLAGVSAFGLSGTNAHAVFEAAPAAPTAAPAKARRELIVLSARDAAALQILARSVAPRLAAAGAEELAAIAHTLRAGRAPLPYRLAVTGATGAEAAAALTRAAEAPLSAGASAPSVRLRLGSAGAAIEPALLELARVFPSLTPDEDASAGPELRLDRILRRLGLRAKILRDAEPVAAQLEWGHVHMPLATRDAGETPQLLLDALAALFVAGADLRFDTLCAPGARFIGDLPTYPFRRERFWIEEIDEPTPSLQGEAAALGFADIGGEDGAPLRDELDIFLAAELKELLRAEEELDRSQSFFALGGDSFIAMLLKKSVEQAYGVDLPLEALATDLPLDSLFAQIGDHVLAARAPADEELAL; the protein is encoded by the coding sequence ATGAACGCCGAAAATTTGCGCTCCCTCGTGGAAAAGCAATTGACGCAGTCGCGCCGCCTGAAAGCGCGTCTGCGTGAGCTGGAGAATGAAACGCGCGCCCCGCTCGCGGTGATCGGCATGGGGCTGCGTCTCCCGGGCGGCATAGCGACGCCGGAGGATTATTGGCGTTTCCTGTGCGGCGAGGGGGACGCGCTGTCGGAGGTTCCCGAAGACCGCCCCGGCCTGCGGGCCGTCTATGACGCGCGGCCGGATCGGCCCGGACGCTCCTATGTGAAGCGCGCCGGCTTCCTCGACGACGTCGCCGCCTTCGATGCGAAATTCTTCGGCGTCTCGCAGCGCGAGGCCGAGGCGCTCGATCCGCAGCAGCGTCTTCTGCTCGAAACAGCCTGGGAGGCGCTGGAGCGCGCCGGGATTGCGGCGCGGCGCGGCGACCGGCTTCCGGTCGGCGTCTTCGTCGGCGTCATGGCGTCCGAATATGGCGAGCGGCGGCTGGGTCGCGCGGACAAGAGGGACGTCGATCCTTATTTCGGCACGGGCGGCGGCCATTGCTTCGCCGCCGGCCGCATCAGCTATGTGATGGGCTTCTGCGGCCCGGCGCTCGCTGTCGACACGGCCTGCTCGTCCTCGCTGGTCGCGCTGCAGCTGGCCGCGCAGAGCCTGCGCCGGCGCGAATGCCGCTATGCGCTGGTCGGCGGCGCCAACATGCTGTTTTCCCCTGACCTCATGGTCTCGCTCTGCCAGAGCCGGGCGCTCGCCCCGGACGGGCGCTCCAAGACCTTCACCGCCGCGGCCGACGGCTACGGCCGCGGGGAGGGCGTGGGCGTGATCGCGCTGATGCGTCTCGACGAGGCGGAGCGCGAGGGGCGTCCGATCCTCGCCGTGCTGCGCGGCGTCGCCGTCAACCATGACGGCGCCTCCTCGGGGCTGACGGTCCCGAGCGGACCGGCGCAAAGGGAGGTGATCGCCGCGGCGCTCGCCGACGCCGGCGCGCGGGCCGAGGAGATCGGCTATGTCGAGGCGCATGGCACGGGAACGGCGCTCGGCGATCCGATCGAGATCGGGGCGCTCGACGCGACGCTCGGCGGCGGCGCGGCCGAGCGTCGCGCGCCGCTTGTCCTCGGCAGCGTGAAGACGCGGATCGGCCATCTCGAAGCGGCGTCGGGAATCGCCGGCGTGATCAAGCTGATCCTGATGCTGCGCCACGGCGAGATTCCGGCGGCTCTGAGCGAGGCCGACGGACCGCTCAACCCGATGGTTCCGTGGGATCGAATGCCCATCGTCGTGCCGCGCGAGACGCTCGCCTGGCCGCCGGGCTCGGCGCGTCGCCTCGCCGGCGTCAGCGCCTTCGGCCTCAGCGGCACCAATGCGCACGCCGTGTTCGAAGCCGCGCCGGCGGCGCCGACCGCCGCGCCCGCAAAGGCGCGGCGCGAGCTCATCGTCCTCTCCGCGCGCGACGCCGCCGCGCTGCAGATATTGGCGAGGTCCGTCGCGCCTCGCCTCGCCGCCGCCGGCGCCGAGGAGCTCGCCGCGATCGCGCACACGCTGCGCGCCGGACGCGCTCCTCTGCCGTATCGGCTCGCAGTGACCGGCGCGACCGGCGCCGAGGCCGCCGCCGCGCTCACCCGTGCGGCGGAAGCGCCGCTTTCGGCCGGCGCGAGCGCGCCTTCCGTGCGCCTGCGTCTCGGCTCGGCGGGAGCGGCCATCGAGCCTGCGCTTCTGGAGCTGGCGCGCGTCTTTCCGTCGCTGACGCCCGACGAGGACGCGTCGGCCGGGCCAGAGCTGCGCCTCGACCGAATTTTGCGCCGGCTCGGCCTGCGCGCCAAGATCCTCCGCGACGCGGAGCCGGTCGCCGCGCAGCTCGAATGGGGGCATGTCCACATGCCGCTCGCGACCCGCGACGCGGGCGAGACGCCGCAGCTACTGCTCGACGCGCTGGCGGCGCTGTTCGTCGCCGGCGCCGATCTGCGCTTCGACACGTTGTGCGCGCCGGGCGCGCGATTCATCGGCGATCTGCCGACCTATCCGTTCCGCCGCGAGCGCTTCTGGATCGAGGAGATCGACGAGCCGACGCCGAGCCTCCAGGGCGAGGCCGCGGCGCTCGGCTTCGCGGACATCGGCGGCGAGGACGGCGCGCCGCTGCGCGACGAGCTCGACATCTTCCTCGCCGCGGAGCTCAAGGAGCTGCTGCGGGCCGAGGAGGAGCTCGATCGCTCGCAATCCTTCTTCGCCCTCGGCGGGGATTCCTTCATCGCCATGCTGCTGAAGAAGAGCGTCGAGCAGGCCTATGGCGTCGATCTGCCGCTCGAGGCTCTGGCGACAGATCTGCCGCTCGATTCCCTATTCGCGCAGATCGGCGATCACGTGCTCGCGGCGCGGGCGCCGGCGGACGAGGAGCTCGCGCTGTGA